From the Solanum lycopersicum chromosome 10, SLM_r2.1 genome, one window contains:
- the LOC101245806 gene encoding uncharacterized protein translates to MAENEPLLGSNNGGEVVLAERESEATQTKTTRIVSLDVFRGLCVFLMILVDYAGSVFPSIAHSPWNGVRLADFVMPFFLFVVGVSVAIVNKIVLDRTGATMKVVIRTLKLFILGIFLQGGYLHGITGLTYGVDIERIRWMGILQRIAVGYIVAALCEVWLPCQEMKRFALFRNYICQWFIMFLLSAIHCGLLYGLYVPDWQFSVSQSTGSTIYEVKCSVRGDLGPACNSAGMIDRYILGLDHLYTKPVYRNMKECNGSNRDTVSESMPSWCHATFDPEGIVSSLTAAATSIIGLQYGHILVQFQDHKGRLYNWSILSLSLLVVGLFLDFIGMPLNKSLYTISYMLVTSAAGGITFCLLYLLVDIYGWRRLMFVLEWMGKHSLSIFILITSNIAVIFIQGFYWRDPENNIIRWIVTRFVQK, encoded by the exons ATGGCAGAAAATGAGCCGTTATTAGGGAGCAACAACGGCGGGGAAGTGGTGCTAGCTGAGCGTGAAAGTGAAGCAACCCAAACGAAAACTACTCGTATTGTTTCTCTCGATGTCTTTCGAGGCCTCTGCGTTTTT CTTATGATACTTGTGGATTACGCTGGTTCTGTTTTTCCCAGCATTGCTCACTCCCCATGGAATGGTGTCCGCTTGGCAGACTTTGTAATGCCTTTCTTCCTCTTTGTTGTTGGGGTTTCTGTGGCAATTGTAAATAAG ATAGTTTTAGACAGAACTGGGGCAACCATGAAAGTTGTGATTAGGACCTTGAAACTTTTTATCCTTGGCATTTTCCTTCAAG GGGGTTACTTGCATGGAATAACTGGTTTAACCTATGGTGTAGATATAGAAAGGATACGATGGATGGGAATTTTGCAG AGAATAGCTGTTGGATATATTGTAGCAGCTTTGTGCGAGGTATGGCTTCCATGTCAAGAAATGAAAAGATTTGCCCTTTTCAGAAATTATATTTGCCAATG GTTTATCATGTTCCTATTGTCCGCTATACATTGTGGGTTGTTATATGGCCTGTATGTCCCTGACTGGCAATTCAGTGTGTCGCAGTCAACTGGAAGCACCATTTATGAG GTAAAATGTTCTGTTAGAGGAGATCTTGGACCTGCATGTAATTCTGCTGGGATGATTGATCGCTATATTCTTGGTTTAGATCACCTCTACACAAAACCTGTATATAGAAATATGAAG GAATGCAATGGATCCAACAGAGACACAGTTTCTGAGAGTATGCCTTCGTGGTGTCATGCCACTTTTGATCCTGAAGGCATTGTAAG TTCACTAACAGCTGCTGCTACATCCATCATCGGTCTCCAGTATGGTCACATACTTGTTCAATTTCAG GATCATAAAGGACGGCTATACAATTGGTCAATCCTCTCGCTTTCACTTCTTGTGGTTGGCTTGTTCCTTGATTTCATAG GCATGCCATTAAACAAATCATTGTACACGATAAGTTATATGCTGGTAACCTCAGCTGCTGGTGGAATCACATTCTGTTTGTTATATCTATTG GTGGACATTTATGGTTGGAGGCGCTTGATGTTCGTTTTAGAGTGGATGGGAAAGCATTCTCTTAGTATTTTTATTCTCATAACATCAAATATAGCTGTGATTTTTATTCAAGGATTTTATTGGAGAGATCCTGAAAATAACATT ATTCGTTGGATTGTGACACGATTTGTACAGAAATGA